From Pirellulales bacterium, the proteins below share one genomic window:
- a CDS encoding TrmH family RNA methyltransferase: MSDTTITSVRNPRVQAAAGLRERRERDRQQRILIDGERELARALDAGVRAVEVFHCLENTADKGSAALLARLAATEAVSIAVAPHVFQRVAYGERSTGLVAVAETPDASLNRLKLPDIPLIGVIEGCEKPGNLGAVLRSADAAGLSAVIVADGGTDLFNPNVIRASLGTVFTMPVAVAPAADVLQFLRAHKLAMIAARVDANRDYTQVDYRTATAIILGSEAHGLSTAWHAADVIAVRLPMLGVADSLNVSATAAVLFYEALRQRT; this comes from the coding sequence TTGTCCGATACGACGATTACAAGCGTTCGCAATCCACGCGTCCAGGCGGCCGCCGGCCTGCGCGAGCGGCGCGAACGTGACCGGCAGCAGCGGATCCTGATCGATGGCGAACGCGAGCTAGCCCGAGCCTTGGATGCCGGCGTAAGGGCCGTCGAAGTTTTTCATTGCCTGGAAAACACTGCCGACAAGGGTAGCGCCGCGCTGCTTGCCCGTCTGGCCGCAACCGAAGCAGTATCGATCGCAGTCGCGCCTCACGTGTTTCAGCGTGTGGCTTATGGCGAAAGGTCGACGGGCTTGGTCGCGGTCGCCGAAACGCCGGATGCATCGCTCAATCGCTTAAAGCTGCCAGATATCCCGTTGATCGGCGTCATCGAGGGCTGCGAAAAGCCTGGCAACCTGGGAGCGGTCCTCCGCAGCGCCGACGCGGCCGGACTGTCGGCCGTAATCGTCGCCGATGGGGGTACAGACCTTTTTAATCCAAACGTGATTCGCGCGAGCTTGGGAACCGTCTTTACGATGCCTGTGGCCGTGGCACCTGCGGCCGATGTGCTGCAATTTTTGCGCGCGCACAAGCTAGCCATGATCGCAGCACGAGTTGACGCGAATCGTGACTACACGCAGGTCGATTATCGAACAGCAACGGCGATCATCTTGGGAAGCGAAGCGCACGGTCTGTCAACAGCGTGGCACGCGGCGGATGTCATTGCCGTACGATTGCCGATGCTGGGCGTGGCCGACAGCCTGAACGTATCGGCCACGGCCGCCGTGTTATTCTACGAAGCACTGCGGCAACGGACGTGA